In Solanum lycopersicum chromosome 5, SLM_r2.1, the following are encoded in one genomic region:
- the LOC101259049 gene encoding U-box domain-containing protein 26-like: MKEPEVGIPILFRCPISLDLFKDPVTLCTGQTYDRSSIEKWLSCGNLTCPVTMQKLHDSTIVPNTTLRHLIDRWLQINSSHGYDLDYFQTVDDSFVVLKHNLQSKESTLESKVEALDKVLALSKDLPFENCPLIQLDFFQMILELALNDADERSSFEENVMFVEKALVCGLKLLPFSDLGTLNMLKQDESKFTILFKKGSFMIKKSLCHYIVAISSSLQLKELLVMFGKSKILVQELVHLIENKLDGYEESIKALSALSSVEQNREVIAKENAVKALITYIVNAPKCEYRSLFGLVMAMKTIEALLVVESAIEDVLDHPNGVSEIVKMVFRVSSDNEASESAMNCLIILCQDFINAREEAICSGILTKLLLLLQSQCSERTKNKARMLLKLLRSMCNGDTK, translated from the coding sequence ATGAAGGAGCCTGAAGTTGGAATTCCCATCTTGTTTAGGTGTCCAATAAGTTTAGATTTGTTTAAAGATCCAGTTACTTTATGCACAGGCCAAACATATGACAGATCCAGTATTGAGAAATGGTTATCTTGTGGGAATTTAACTTGTCCTGTTACAATGCAAAAGCTTCATGACTCTACTATTGTACCAAACACCACTCTTCGCCATTTGATCGATCGATGGCTTCAAATAAACTCTAGTCATGGTTATGATCTTGATTACTTTCAAACAGTTGATGATTCATTTGTTGTTCTTAAACACAATCTTCAGTCAAAGGAGTCTACATTGGAATCAAAAGTTGAAGCATTAGATAAAGTTCTTGCTTTATCGAAAGATCTGCCTTTCGAAAACTGTCCCCTGATTCAACTAGATTTCTTCCAAATGATTCTTGAATTAGCCTTGAACGATGCAGATGAAAGATCAAGTTTTGAAGAAAATGTCATGTTTGTGGAGAAAGCATTAGTTTGTGGATTGAAGTTGTTGCCATTTAGTGACTTGGGAACACTCAACATGCTTAAACAAGATGAATCAAAGTTTACAATTCTGTTCAAGAAAGGGAGTTTTATGATCAAGAAAAGCTTGTGTCATTACATAGTGGCAATTTCATCATCTTTGCAATTGAAGGAACTTTTAGTTATGTTTGGTAAATCCAAGATTCTTGTTCAAGAACTTGTTCATCTTATTGAGAACAAACTAGATGGTTATGAAGAATCAATCAAAGCACTTTCAGCATTATCTTCTGTTGAGCAGAATCGCGAAGTAATAGCAAAAGAAAATGCAGTTAAGGCATTGATAACATACATTGTGAATGCTCCAAAGTGTGAATATAGAAGCTTGTTTGGACTTGTTATGGCAATGAAAACAATTGAGGCATTGCTAGTTGTAGAAAGTGCAATAGAGGATGTTTTGGATCATCCAAATGGGGTTAGTGAAATTGTGAAGATGGTATTTAGAGTTTCATCAGATAATGAAGCAAGTGAAAGTGCAATGAATTGTTTAATCATTTTGTGTCAAGATTTCATCAATGCTAGGGAAGAAGCTATTTGTTCTGGAATTTTGACTAAGTTGTTGTTACTACTTCAAAGCCAATGTAGTGAAAGGACCAAAAATAAGGCTAGAATGTTGCTCAAATTGTTGAGATCTATGTGCAATGGGGATACAAAATGA
- the LOC101266515 gene encoding protein GAMETE CELL DEFECTIVE 1, mitochondrial, producing the protein MRAFQQILTKFSQKPVGKYFNFVKPFSTGNDWSANFGGNGSTEDLGWDEGSNSWSTGLTKEHFDGEVVGRQMGSEPNARSAPSFGSARWTDEEMDLVKELHAENRKGKAFVDGWNERMKDMSVLMKQVMEPGARGSYLKDSEKTEMYKKHKENPELYTVERLAKDYRIMRQRVHAILWLKELEEEEEKKLGHPLDDSVELLLDTCPEFFNSHDREFHVATLPYKPDFKVMPEGWDGTTRDPDEVHYEISMKEDEMLYQEFVQRMNFNKMKMAKKVKCHKYSRRRPSNGWNFTVEMLGSRGKRGNGGGWKFVSQPDGSSRPLDEFEKMFVKRETPRRRKKILP; encoded by the exons ATGCGAGCGTTTCAACAAATCTTAACAAAATTCTCGCAAAAACCAGTTGGTAAATACTTCAATTTTGTGAAGCCATTTTCTACTGGAAATGATTGGAGTGCAAATTTCGGTGGTAATGGTTCTACGGAAGATTTGGGTTGGGATGAGGGTTCAAATTCATGGTCTACTGGGTTAACCAAGGAGCATTTTGATGGAGAAGTTGTGGGTCGACAAATGGGTTCGGAACCCAATGCACGATCTGCACCCTCGTTTGGTTCAGCTAGATGGACTGATGAAGAAATGGATTTAGTTAAGGAGCTTCATGCTGAGAATCGAAAAGGGAAAGCTTTTGTTGATGGATGGAATGAGAGGATGAAGGATATGAGCGTTTTGATGAAGCAG GTAATGGAGCCAGGTGCAAGGGGGTCTTATTTGAAGGATTCAGAGAAGACAGAAATGTACAAGAAGCATAAGGAGAATCCAGAGTTGTATACAGTTGAGCGCCTAGCAAAAGATTACAGAATCATGAGGCAGAGGGTTCATGCAATTCTATGGCTGAAGGAACTTGAGGAGGAGGAAGAGAAGAAGCTTGGGCATCCATTGGATGACTCGGTTGAGCTCTTGCTTGATACATGCCCAGA ATTTTTCAATTCTCATGACAGAGAATTCCATGTTGCAACTCTTCCTTATAAACCCGACTTCAAGGTCATGCCCGAGGGTTGGGATGGGACTACCAGGGATCCTGATGAGGTGCACTATGAAATATCAATGAAGGAAGATGAGATGCTGTATCAAGAGTTTGTCCAAAGGATGAACTTTAACAAGATGAAG ATGGCGAAGAAAGTGAAATGCCACAAGTATAGCCGCAGGCGCCCTTCAAATGGCTGGAATTTCACTGTTGAGATGCTAGGATCTCGTGGCAAGCGTGGGAATGGTGGTGGCTGGAAGTTTGTTAGTCAACCTGATGGTTCCAGTCGACCCCTTGACGAGTTTGAGAAGATGTTTGTCAAGAGAGAAACCCCACGTCGAAGGAAAAAAATTCTCCCTTGA